A single window of Leptolyngbya ohadii IS1 DNA harbors:
- the uvrC gene encoding excinuclease ABC subunit UvrC yields the protein MTTKPTPLVKDPDRLEARLKEIPPEPGVYFMRDGDDRIIYIGKSKKLRARVRSYFRENSGHNERIALMVRQVVDIEFIVTDTEAEALALEANLIKQHQPHFNVLLKDDKKYPYLCITWSEEYPRIFITRNRRSNKAQDRYYGPYVDVHALRSTLRLVKRIFPLRQRPQPLYKDRPCLNYDIGRCLGVCQKLVNVEDYRKMMQRVAMIFQGRTGELEDILTQHMEKAAEALDFEYAARLRDQIKGLQALTADQKVALPDDTVSRDAIALMADDHHACVQLFQIRAGRLVGRLGFVADAQSGTPGAILQRVLEDHFSTVDPVEIPAEILTQHELPEHEMLAEFLSDRRGRKVSIYVPQRQTKADLIEMVERNAGYELARTQRFADRNNQAMLDLATVLDLPDLPHRIEGYDISHIQGSDAVASQVVFIDGLPGKQHYRHYKIKNPTVRSGHSDDFASMAEVIRRRFRKYAQDPNTKRIGNPDFPDLVMIDGGKGQLSAVVEVLREMNLLEDVKVVSLAKQREEIFLPGESLPLQTEAEQPGVQLLRRLRDEAHRFAVSFHRQQRSDRMKRSRLDEIPGLGHHRQKELLAHFRSIDYLREASPKQIAEVPGIGPKLAQQIYDYFHPEPHSMEDLEEVVASSGS from the coding sequence GTGACCACCAAACCCACCCCCCTCGTCAAAGACCCCGATCGCCTGGAAGCCCGCCTGAAAGAGATTCCCCCTGAGCCGGGCGTTTATTTCATGCGCGATGGAGACGATCGCATCATTTACATTGGCAAATCCAAGAAACTGCGGGCACGGGTGCGCTCCTATTTCCGGGAGAACAGCGGTCACAATGAGCGGATCGCCCTGATGGTGCGGCAGGTGGTAGACATTGAGTTTATCGTCACCGACACCGAAGCCGAGGCACTGGCGCTAGAGGCAAACCTGATTAAGCAGCATCAACCTCACTTCAACGTGCTGCTCAAGGACGACAAGAAGTATCCCTATCTGTGCATTACCTGGTCAGAGGAATATCCCCGCATTTTTATCACGCGCAATCGGCGATCGAATAAGGCGCAGGATCGCTATTACGGTCCCTATGTGGATGTTCATGCGCTGAGGAGTACGCTGCGATTAGTGAAGCGGATCTTTCCGTTGCGTCAGCGTCCCCAGCCTTTGTATAAGGATCGTCCCTGTCTGAATTACGATATCGGTCGCTGTCTGGGCGTTTGCCAGAAATTGGTCAACGTTGAAGACTACCGCAAGATGATGCAGCGGGTGGCGATGATCTTCCAGGGACGGACGGGCGAGCTGGAGGATATCTTGACGCAGCACATGGAGAAAGCCGCTGAGGCGCTGGACTTTGAGTATGCCGCGCGTTTACGGGATCAGATTAAGGGACTCCAGGCACTCACCGCCGATCAAAAGGTGGCACTGCCGGACGATACCGTTTCCAGGGATGCGATCGCCCTGATGGCAGACGATCACCATGCCTGTGTGCAGCTCTTTCAGATTCGGGCGGGTCGTCTCGTGGGTCGCTTAGGATTTGTGGCGGATGCCCAGTCCGGTACGCCGGGAGCCATCTTGCAGCGGGTTCTGGAAGACCACTTCTCGACAGTTGATCCGGTGGAAATTCCGGCGGAGATTCTGACGCAGCACGAACTGCCGGAACACGAAATGCTGGCAGAGTTCCTGAGCGATCGCCGGGGTCGCAAGGTGTCTATCTACGTGCCGCAGCGTCAAACCAAAGCCGACCTGATCGAAATGGTCGAGCGGAATGCCGGATATGAGCTTGCCCGAACCCAGCGATTTGCCGATCGCAACAATCAGGCAATGCTGGATCTGGCGACGGTTCTGGATTTGCCCGACCTGCCCCACCGGATCGAGGGCTACGATATTTCCCACATTCAGGGATCGGATGCGGTTGCCTCCCAGGTCGTCTTTATCGATGGACTTCCCGGCAAGCAGCACTATCGCCACTACAAAATCAAGAATCCCACGGTGCGATCGGGTCACTCGGATGACTTCGCGAGTATGGCGGAGGTGATTCGACGACGGTTCCGCAAGTACGCCCAAGACCCAAATACCAAGCGCATCGGCAATCCCGACTTTCCGGATCTGGTGATGATCGATGGCGGTAAGGGGCAGCTTTCTGCGGTGGTGGAAGTACTGCGAGAGATGAATTTGCTGGAGGATGTGAAGGTCGTCAGTTTGGCGAAGCAGCGAGAGGAGATTTTCCTGCCCGGTGAGTCCCTGCCTTTGCAGACCGAAGCGGAACAGCCCGGAGTGCAGTTGCTCCGTCGCCTCCGAGACGAGGCACACCGATTTGCCGTCAGCTTCCACCGCCAGCAGCGCAGCGATCGCATGAAACGTTCCCGCCTGGACGAGATTCCCGGTCTGGGACACCATCGGCAAAAAGAGCTGCTGGCGCATTTTCGATCGATCGACTATCTGCGGGAAGCAAGTCCCAAGCAAATTGCCGAGGTTCCGGGCATCGGTCCCAAGCTGGCGCAGCAGATTTATGACTACTTCCATCC
- a CDS encoding C1 family peptidase, with translation MVLSAPQRKYRIGGYRAGQKPEGTKYHHSDRFRADQLPPRVDLRKHMTDVEEQVGNSCVANAFVGAYEYLAKRELGEAGNVSRLFVYYNARAQMGEEQEDGGSQMNCAIDSLVQYGACCEDLWANDESLICEEPHVEAYEQAANFTITEAEFIETNLDLWRHTLAEGYPIAFALNTFESFDEATRNRGRVPMPKKSDNVRETHGWHAMLCVGYSDKDRMFIVRNSWGAAWGDRGYCYIPYDYVMHPDYNGHDSWIIKAVSDLDFSSDVWEGGDSVFADAGSLLLYDFYVRTTDSEGFISDLDSLCQNYIGTEEDYYFDYEEEETDEDYIVHITNFDLTIDDPTEFLEELDALCEGYAIDEDYDYYIESDASAEEEEEEEHSEEEEEEEEEKYSEEDEDEEEYENDEDEEEYENDEEEYSEEDEE, from the coding sequence ATGGTCTTGAGCGCACCGCAGCGGAAATATCGGATTGGCGGCTATCGGGCTGGACAGAAACCGGAAGGAACAAAATATCACCACAGTGATCGCTTCCGAGCTGATCAACTCCCGCCCAGAGTCGATCTGCGGAAGCACATGACCGACGTGGAGGAGCAGGTCGGCAATAGCTGTGTTGCCAATGCTTTTGTGGGAGCCTACGAATATCTGGCGAAGCGGGAGTTAGGGGAAGCGGGCAATGTCAGCCGTCTGTTTGTTTACTACAATGCCCGTGCCCAGATGGGCGAGGAACAGGAGGATGGCGGCTCCCAGATGAATTGCGCGATCGATAGCCTGGTTCAGTACGGAGCCTGCTGCGAAGACCTCTGGGCAAACGATGAGTCGCTGATTTGCGAAGAACCCCACGTCGAGGCATACGAACAGGCGGCAAATTTTACCATCACCGAAGCCGAATTTATTGAAACCAATCTGGATCTCTGGCGGCATACCCTGGCGGAAGGCTATCCGATCGCCTTTGCACTCAATACCTTCGAGTCGTTCGATGAAGCCACTCGCAACCGGGGACGGGTTCCCATGCCCAAGAAATCAGACAACGTGCGGGAAACCCACGGCTGGCACGCGATGCTCTGCGTCGGCTATTCCGACAAAGACCGGATGTTTATCGTGCGGAACTCCTGGGGCGCTGCCTGGGGCGATCGCGGCTACTGCTACATTCCCTACGACTACGTGATGCACCCGGACTACAACGGGCACGACTCCTGGATTATCAAAGCCGTCAGCGATCTGGACTTCAGTTCGGATGTGTGGGAAGGGGGAGACTCGGTATTTGCCGATGCAGGATCGCTCCTGCTCTACGATTTCTACGTTCGCACCACCGACTCCGAAGGCTTCATTAGCGACCTGGATTCCCTCTGCCAGAACTATATCGGAACTGAAGAAGACTATTATTTCGACTACGAGGAAGAAGAAACCGACGAGGATTATATCGTCCACATCACAAACTTTGATTTGACGATCGATGATCCAACCGAATTTCTGGAAGAACTAGATGCACTCTGCGAAGGCTATGCGATCGACGAAGACTACGACTACTACATAGAGTCCGACGCAAGCGCCGAAGAGGAGGAAGAGGAGGAACATAGCGAGGAAGAGGAGGAAGAAGAAGAGGAGAAATATAGCGAGGAAGACGAAGACGAGGAAGAATATGAAAATGACGAAGACGAGGAAGAATATGAAAATGACGAAGAAGAATATAGCGAGGAGGACGAAGAATAA
- a CDS encoding short chain dehydrogenase, whose amino-acid sequence MKIIVVGATGTIGKAVLEALSDRHEVIGASRSSSDYPVDILDQSSIKKLLESVAPFDALISATGQARFKPLGDLSDEDFQFSLANKLMGQVNLVRLGAPYLTDNGAIVLTSGVLANEPMPGSAAISLVNAGLEGFARVAALELPRGIRINVVSPPWVSETLAARGMTEPQGLPAATVAKAYLKAIEEPITGQVLDARSFV is encoded by the coding sequence ATGAAAATCATCGTTGTCGGCGCAACGGGAACGATCGGCAAAGCCGTGTTAGAAGCATTGTCCGATCGCCATGAGGTCATAGGAGCTTCGCGATCGAGCAGTGACTATCCGGTAGATATCCTGGATCAAAGCTCAATCAAAAAGCTTCTAGAATCTGTTGCTCCCTTCGATGCCCTGATTAGCGCCACGGGTCAGGCTCGCTTTAAGCCCCTCGGTGATCTCAGCGACGAGGATTTCCAGTTCAGCCTCGCGAATAAACTCATGGGTCAGGTGAATCTGGTGCGTCTCGGTGCGCCCTACCTGACGGACAATGGGGCGATCGTCCTGACGAGCGGGGTGCTGGCAAACGAACCGATGCCTGGCAGTGCGGCGATCAGTCTGGTGAACGCAGGCTTAGAGGGCTTTGCGCGAGTAGCAGCTCTGGAACTTCCGCGCGGCATTCGGATTAACGTGGTCAGTCCGCCCTGGGTATCGGAAACGCTGGCAGCAAGAGGCATGACCGAACCGCAAGGACTCCCGGCGGCAACGGTGGCTAAGGCGTATCTGAAGGCGATCGAGGAACCGATTACGGGGCAGGTGCTTGATGCGCGATCGTTCGTATGA
- a CDS encoding GMC oxidoreductase, whose protein sequence is MIIDDQVYDVIIIGTGAGGGTLARKLAPTGKKILILERGELTYGESSELTDTDVFKKEQFHAPEPWFDKAGEPFHPQTKYGVGGNTKLWYGVLMRMRERDFEAVPHQDGLSPEWGLKYADFEPYYTEAEKLYNVHGRSGEDPTEPPHSEDYPQPPVQNEPFLQPVFDTLSKQGLHPSHLPIGLGDHGRTDAEDTGITPAAESENVTLRTSAEVVWLHTNPSGREVKAVQAKVSGQDYLFMGHIVVVACGAINSAALLLRSLNDKHPNGLANGSGQVGRNLMKQLLSVVVQLTSDANSGMFPRTIGINDFYWGTDQFPYPMGHIQNSGGIFQDVLFSEAPPILSGLSRFFPNFGLRQLATHSIGWWIQTEDLPNPDNRVYYLNGRLRVEYTANNVEAHDRLVYKWFDVMRSVESAQPSMFTRGATHPRSDMPMSVVAHQCGTCRFGEDPENSVLDLNCRAHEVDNLYVVDSSFFPANTSVSPALTVMANALRVGDHLIDRLGG, encoded by the coding sequence ATGATTATTGACGATCAGGTTTACGACGTAATTATCATCGGCACAGGGGCAGGGGGCGGAACGCTGGCGCGAAAGCTGGCTCCTACCGGAAAGAAGATTTTGATTTTAGAGCGAGGCGAATTGACCTACGGGGAAAGTTCCGAACTCACCGATACGGACGTTTTTAAGAAGGAGCAGTTCCACGCCCCGGAACCCTGGTTCGACAAAGCCGGAGAGCCGTTTCATCCCCAGACTAAATACGGCGTGGGCGGTAACACAAAGCTCTGGTATGGGGTGCTGATGCGAATGCGTGAGCGGGATTTTGAAGCCGTGCCGCATCAAGATGGACTATCGCCAGAGTGGGGATTGAAATATGCCGACTTTGAGCCGTACTACACCGAAGCAGAAAAGCTGTACAACGTTCACGGGCGATCGGGCGAAGACCCCACAGAGCCACCCCACAGCGAGGACTACCCCCAACCCCCCGTCCAGAATGAGCCGTTTCTCCAGCCCGTATTTGATACCCTCTCGAAGCAGGGACTTCATCCGTCGCATTTGCCGATCGGCTTAGGGGATCACGGCAGAACGGACGCTGAAGATACGGGCATTACGCCTGCTGCGGAATCGGAAAATGTGACGCTGCGAACGTCGGCGGAGGTCGTCTGGCTGCATACCAATCCATCGGGCAGGGAGGTCAAAGCGGTGCAGGCGAAGGTCAGCGGACAGGATTACCTGTTCATGGGGCATATCGTCGTGGTTGCCTGCGGTGCAATTAATTCGGCGGCACTGTTGCTGCGATCGCTCAACGACAAGCATCCAAACGGACTGGCGAACGGTTCCGGTCAGGTGGGGCGCAATTTGATGAAGCAGCTCCTATCGGTCGTTGTGCAGCTCACCTCAGACGCGAATTCGGGAATGTTCCCCCGCACGATCGGCATTAACGATTTCTACTGGGGCACGGATCAGTTTCCCTATCCAATGGGTCATATCCAGAACTCCGGCGGCATCTTCCAGGACGTTCTTTTTTCTGAGGCTCCGCCCATTCTCTCCGGTTTGTCCCGCTTCTTTCCCAACTTTGGTTTGCGGCAGTTAGCCACTCACTCGATCGGCTGGTGGATTCAAACAGAGGATTTACCGAATCCCGACAATCGCGTTTACTATCTCAACGGCAGACTGCGCGTGGAATACACGGCAAATAATGTAGAGGCACACGATCGCCTCGTCTACAAATGGTTTGACGTGATGCGAAGTGTCGAATCTGCCCAGCCTTCGATGTTTACACGCGGCGCAACCCATCCCCGCAGCGATATGCCGATGTCCGTGGTCGCTCACCAGTGTGGAACCTGTCGGTTTGGCGAAGATCCTGAAAATTCTGTGTTGGATCTGAACTGTCGCGCCCATGAGGTTGATAATCTCTATGTGGTAGACAGCAGTTTCTTCCCCGCTAATACGAGCGTCAGTCCAGCGTTAACTGTGATGGCGAATGCGCTGAGAGTGGGCGATCATTTGATCGATCGATTGGGGGGTTAA
- a CDS encoding cytochrome c oxidase subunit 3 has protein sequence MTAERAIAQDIESEVRHAQEHDEAGNSKFGFIVFLLSESVIFISFFVGYAIFKTTPVGEWYPPGVTGIETKEPLFNTLILVSSSFVIYVAERYLHDYLEVKKNGKLWGFRLFMLLTMLMGGYFLYGQMVEWSGLPFTVQSGIFASMFYTLTGFHGLHVLTGIIMQTTMLRRSFVSGNYDNGYFGVEATSLFWHFVDVIWIVLYILIYVWQ, from the coding sequence ATGACAGCAGAAAGAGCCATTGCACAAGATATCGAATCGGAAGTCCGGCACGCGCAGGAGCATGACGAAGCAGGCAATAGTAAATTCGGCTTCATTGTGTTTCTGCTGTCGGAAAGCGTCATCTTCATCAGCTTCTTCGTCGGCTATGCCATCTTCAAAACCACCCCGGTAGGAGAATGGTATCCGCCCGGAGTGACGGGAATTGAAACCAAAGAGCCGCTATTTAACACGCTGATTCTGGTGTCCAGCAGCTTTGTGATCTACGTGGCGGAACGCTATCTGCACGATTACCTGGAAGTCAAGAAAAACGGCAAACTGTGGGGCTTCCGGCTGTTCATGCTGCTCACGATGCTGATGGGCGGCTATTTCCTCTACGGTCAAATGGTGGAGTGGAGTGGTTTACCCTTTACCGTTCAGTCCGGCATCTTCGCCAGTATGTTCTATACTCTCACCGGATTTCATGGTCTGCACGTTCTCACGGGCATCATTATGCAGACGACGATGCTGAGGCGATCATTTGTCTCCGGCAATTACGATAACGGTTACTTTGGGGTAGAAGCCACGTCACTCTTCTGGCACTTTGTCGATGTGATTTGGATTGTCCTATACATCCTGATTTATGTGTGGCAATAG
- the ctaD gene encoding cytochrome c oxidase subunit I: protein MTNISISPDEITRGQPYPGAPDNWKRFFTFSTDHKVIGIQYIVTAFFFFLVGGAMAMVIRSELLTPEADLVDRTVYNALFTLHGSLMIFFWTFPVLVGLANYLVPLMIGARDMAFPRLNAISFWMIPVAATLMLASFLVPGGPAQSGWWSYPPQSIQNPTGNIINGQVLWILSVAINGVSSIMGGVNFVTTIFRMRAPGMTWFRMPAFCWAVLAAQLIQLYGLPALTGGAIMLLLDITIGTSFFRPENGGNPVVYQHFFWFYSHPAVYVMVLPVFGMFSEVLPVHARKPLFGYRVIAVSSVVITVISGCVWVHHMFASATPPWMRMFFMVTTMLVAVPSGIKVFGWVATIWGGKIRFTTPMLFALGGISNWVFAGITGIFLGSVPIDLHVHNTYFVVGHFHYVLYGTIVMGIYAGIYHWFPKMTGRMYYEGLGKLHFALTYIGVQAIFLPMHPLGLQGMPRRVASYDPEFIYWNVIASLGGFLLGVSVLPFILNIVSSWIRGPKAGNNPWRAYGLEWLTTSPPPVENFEEIPVVVSGPYGYGKNQPLVANQARLGTIEEPATS, encoded by the coding sequence ATGACGAACATCTCCATCAGTCCAGACGAGATAACCCGTGGACAACCCTACCCCGGTGCGCCGGATAACTGGAAGCGATTTTTCACCTTCAGTACCGATCACAAGGTCATTGGGATTCAGTACATCGTCACCGCCTTCTTTTTCTTCCTGGTGGGTGGCGCGATGGCAATGGTGATTCGCAGTGAGCTATTAACGCCGGAAGCAGATTTAGTCGATCGCACGGTGTATAACGCGCTGTTTACGCTGCACGGCTCGCTGATGATTTTCTTCTGGACGTTTCCGGTGCTGGTGGGTCTGGCAAATTATCTCGTACCGCTGATGATTGGTGCGAGGGATATGGCGTTTCCCCGGCTGAACGCAATTTCCTTCTGGATGATTCCCGTTGCCGCCACGCTGATGCTAGCGAGCTTTCTGGTTCCGGGAGGTCCGGCGCAGTCGGGCTGGTGGTCTTACCCGCCACAGAGTATTCAGAATCCCACTGGAAATATCATTAATGGTCAGGTGCTTTGGATTCTATCGGTGGCAATTAACGGGGTGTCCTCCATTATGGGCGGGGTGAACTTCGTGACGACGATCTTCAGGATGCGTGCCCCTGGGATGACCTGGTTTAGAATGCCTGCGTTTTGCTGGGCAGTGCTGGCGGCACAGTTGATTCAGCTTTACGGACTGCCTGCCCTCACGGGAGGGGCGATCATGCTGCTGCTGGATATCACGATCGGCACCAGCTTCTTCAGACCGGAAAACGGCGGCAATCCTGTCGTCTATCAGCACTTCTTCTGGTTCTATTCCCATCCGGCGGTGTATGTGATGGTGCTGCCTGTGTTTGGGATGTTCTCGGAAGTTTTGCCTGTCCATGCGCGGAAGCCTTTGTTTGGCTATCGAGTGATTGCGGTTTCGTCGGTCGTGATAACCGTGATTAGCGGCTGTGTGTGGGTACACCATATGTTTGCCAGTGCCACGCCACCGTGGATGCGGATGTTCTTCATGGTGACGACGATGCTGGTGGCGGTTCCTTCAGGCATCAAGGTGTTTGGCTGGGTGGCGACGATCTGGGGCGGTAAGATTCGCTTCACGACTCCGATGCTGTTTGCGCTGGGCGGCATTAGCAACTGGGTGTTTGCAGGCATCACCGGAATTTTCCTCGGCTCCGTTCCGATCGACCTTCACGTTCACAATACCTATTTCGTCGTCGGGCATTTTCACTACGTGCTGTATGGGACGATCGTGATGGGCATCTATGCCGGAATTTACCACTGGTTCCCCAAGATGACCGGACGGATGTACTACGAGGGCTTGGGTAAGCTGCACTTTGCGCTCACCTACATCGGCGTCCAAGCAATCTTCCTGCCCATGCACCCGCTGGGGCTTCAGGGAATGCCGCGTCGCGTTGCCTCCTACGATCCGGAGTTCATTTACTGGAACGTGATCGCCAGCTTGGGCGGATTTCTGCTGGGTGTGTCCGTGCTGCCGTTCATCCTCAACATCGTGAGTTCCTGGATTCGCGGACCCAAAGCCGGAAATAATCCCTGGCGGGCATACGGTCTGGAATGGCTTACCACTTCGCCGCCTCCGGTCGAGAACTTCGAGGAAATTCCGGTGGTGGTGTCAGGTCCCTATGGCTACGGCAAGAATCAGCCTTTGGTCGCAAATCAGGCGAGGTTAGGGACGATCGAGGAACCTGCAACGTCTTAG
- a CDS encoding cytochrome c oxidase subunit II: MKLRAVITISIYAVVVVFISFWMAKQAYSWLPPEASAESKLIDDLFSLFTGLGTAIYLGVMGPFLYSLVFHRAGKYDMEDGPHIEGNNFLEITWTATPLLIVLMLSAISYRTYEKMAIGGPMELVHHHVPQIIEPAYAEPFDSTPQQKIQEAVETEPTENIVVTARQWSWTFYYPDRDVSSTELHLPVDRRAKFTLRSEDVIHAFYIPAFRVGQYVVPNQEIEYELTPVKTGRYRLRDSMHSGTYFATNQSDVVVQPLEEYEQWLADASSRTPTPAFNQAIYEYSQASNPGAGSTKDKVAIRGWATIPPAPAPVVNFSTQQPPDSPASGGNAAEGQKIQKAPRQVPDRSTPDYSKLQ, translated from the coding sequence ATGAAACTCCGCGCAGTTATCACCATTTCCATCTACGCTGTCGTCGTTGTGTTTATTAGTTTCTGGATGGCGAAGCAGGCGTATTCCTGGCTGCCACCGGAAGCCTCAGCGGAGTCCAAGCTAATTGACGATCTGTTCAGTCTATTTACCGGACTGGGAACGGCAATCTATCTGGGCGTGATGGGTCCATTTCTCTACTCGCTGGTCTTCCATCGGGCGGGCAAATACGATATGGAGGATGGTCCGCACATTGAGGGTAACAATTTCCTGGAAATTACCTGGACGGCAACGCCCCTGCTGATCGTGCTGATGCTGTCTGCGATTAGCTACCGCACCTACGAAAAGATGGCGATCGGGGGTCCGATGGAACTGGTGCATCATCACGTTCCGCAAATCATCGAGCCTGCCTACGCGGAACCCTTCGACAGCACTCCGCAGCAGAAAATTCAGGAAGCCGTCGAAACGGAACCCACGGAAAATATTGTGGTCACGGCGCGGCAGTGGTCCTGGACGTTCTACTATCCCGATCGCGATGTTTCCAGCACGGAGCTACACCTTCCCGTCGATCGGCGGGCGAAATTTACGCTGCGATCTGAGGATGTGATTCATGCGTTTTATATCCCGGCGTTCCGCGTGGGGCAGTACGTGGTTCCCAATCAGGAAATCGAGTACGAACTGACTCCGGTAAAAACGGGACGCTATCGCCTGCGCGACTCCATGCACAGCGGCACCTACTTTGCCACCAACCAGTCCGATGTGGTCGTCCAACCCCTCGAAGAATACGAACAGTGGCTTGCCGATGCCTCCTCCCGCACCCCGACTCCCGCCTTTAATCAGGCAATTTACGAGTACAGCCAAGCTAGCAACCCCGGAGCCGGATCAACGAAGGATAAAGTTGCCATTCGCGGCTGGGCAACCATTCCCCCTGCCCCTGCCCCGGTCGTTAACTTCTCCACTCAACAGCCCCCCGACAGTCCCGCCAGTGGAGGCAACGCCGCAGAAGGACAGAAGATTCAGAAAGCCCCCCGTCAAGTTCCGGATCGATCGACTCCCGATTACTCGAAATTGCAGTAA
- a CDS encoding DUF2231 domain-containing protein has translation MNPDVLQQWGNFLGPNGLPYPVPLHPLFVHLTLGLFIVAIAFDIVAALFPVEKPVFKWLAIPATRSGLFDVGWYNMLGAAIITFFTVAAGFFEISLAVPLADVKSAWGFQALETMVAHGFGGVIILTLIVGMTVWRGFQRFLWRKDMSRQVQWSYLLVGLLVFGLMFVQGTLGAHMGEEFGIHVTASQMIDLGIDPNTIESTDIFGL, from the coding sequence ATGAATCCCGACGTTCTGCAACAGTGGGGCAATTTTCTTGGACCTAACGGTTTGCCCTATCCGGTTCCCCTGCATCCGCTGTTCGTTCACCTGACGCTGGGACTGTTTATTGTGGCGATCGCCTTCGACATTGTGGCGGCACTGTTTCCCGTTGAAAAACCTGTGTTTAAGTGGCTGGCAATTCCGGCAACCCGATCGGGCTTGTTTGATGTGGGCTGGTACAACATGCTCGGCGCAGCAATTATTACTTTCTTTACGGTGGCGGCAGGCTTTTTTGAGATCTCTCTGGCAGTTCCCCTCGCGGATGTGAAAAGTGCCTGGGGCTTTCAAGCACTCGAAACGATGGTGGCTCACGGCTTTGGTGGTGTGATCATTCTGACGCTGATTGTAGGAATGACTGTTTGGCGAGGATTTCAGCGGTTTCTCTGGCGCAAAGATATGTCCCGTCAGGTGCAATGGAGCTATTTGCTCGTCGGGCTGCTGGTGTTTGGGCTGATGTTTGTTCAGGGAACGCTGGGCGCTCACATGGGCGAGGAGTTTGGCATTCACGTCACGGCAAGCCAGATGATCGACCTGGGCATTGATCCCAACACGATCGAATCCACGGATATTTTCGGTTTGTAG
- a CDS encoding DUF2231 domain-containing protein, which translates to MFNYLPPLNEHNLPYPDPIHPIVIHFVIAMVYFAVLCDFIAYFRKKERLYEVSWWNLAFANVSIFIAVIFGSIEAGLAEPYAASVSTLNAHTILGWTLPAILSVITGWRYVLRLQNKPKLPVAYMGANVVLFALVTVQAYLGTLLAWVYGLHTVPVVDAIKGGLS; encoded by the coding sequence GTGTTTAACTATCTTCCGCCGCTTAACGAACATAACCTTCCCTACCCCGATCCGATTCATCCGATCGTCATCCATTTTGTGATCGCGATGGTCTATTTTGCCGTTCTCTGTGATTTCATCGCCTATTTCAGAAAGAAAGAGCGTCTATATGAGGTGAGCTGGTGGAATCTTGCCTTCGCCAACGTCTCTATCTTTATTGCCGTTATTTTTGGATCGATCGAAGCAGGGTTGGCAGAGCCTTACGCAGCATCGGTCTCGACCCTAAACGCCCACACGATTTTGGGATGGACACTGCCCGCGATTCTCTCTGTGATTACTGGATGGCGCTACGTGCTGCGGCTGCAAAATAAGCCTAAACTTCCGGTTGCGTATATGGGTGCGAACGTTGTGCTGTTTGCCCTGGTGACGGTGCAGGCTTACCTGGGGACGCTGCTTGCTTGGGTGTACGGTTTGCATACGGTTCCAGTTGTTGATGCGATTAAGGGAGGGCTGTCATGA
- a CDS encoding SDR family oxidoreductase — MSGAVFLAGASRGVGREIANRLMKKSQPVIALLRSPAAQTELEALGITCVFGDALNPAEVEAAIQSQPISAVISTIGGKPQDGQRSDYLGNKNLIDAAVKAGVKKFILVTSIGAGRSKVALPLQVLEALGPVLAEKDQAEQHLTSSGLTYTIIRPGGLLSEPPTGRGVLTPDYTISGSITRADVADLVCQCLSSNRVNNCTLSALDRQRLSVQREIDVIYPD; from the coding sequence ATGTCCGGTGCTGTATTTTTGGCGGGAGCAAGTCGAGGAGTTGGACGCGAGATTGCCAATCGGCTCATGAAGAAATCTCAGCCCGTCATTGCCCTGCTGCGATCGCCCGCTGCTCAGACAGAACTGGAAGCACTAGGAATCACCTGCGTCTTCGGAGACGCCCTCAATCCCGCAGAAGTCGAAGCTGCCATACAGAGCCAGCCTATCAGTGCCGTCATTAGCACGATCGGCGGCAAGCCCCAGGACGGACAGCGTTCCGACTATCTGGGCAACAAAAACTTGATTGATGCTGCCGTAAAAGCAGGGGTGAAGAAGTTTATTCTGGTCACATCGATCGGCGCAGGCAGAAGCAAAGTTGCCCTCCCGCTCCAGGTACTCGAAGCCCTCGGACCCGTTCTTGCCGAGAAAGACCAGGCAGAACAGCACTTAACGAGCAGCGGCTTAACCTACACCATTATCCGACCCGGCGGACTCCTCTCCGAGCCACCCACAGGCAGGGGAGTGCTGACCCCCGACTATACAATCTCCGGTTCCATCACCCGCGCCGATGTAGCAGATCTAGTCTGTCAATGCCTCTCCTCCAATCGCGTCAACAACTGCACCCTCTCAGCCCTCGATCGCCAGCGCCTCTCCGTCCAACGCGAAATCGACGTCATCTACCCCGACTAA